From a single Asticcacaulis sp. MM231 genomic region:
- a CDS encoding response regulator codes for MSLGSVLVMDQNRDQAQRIATMLHDQKWTSVLSFDQRMAMRMLKSSRFHLLLFDSQGERGTTIDLLGEIRQDAQDAPLAIMSNGVRRDGKIDISSHAGQGGSADFVLQKPFNPEKLKGLLADTNAYHRARAKDHHVLVIEDDELLRHDVCAVLRQVGYKVSYTSNMEDAFFDHNLGMIDVVVTAVLIPGIGGIEGTAQIKSDFGHVKVVAMSQGVDSTITAVHVLAAAKAAGADALLPKPFTMHDLLKTMNGVIRAKEDDPEIDLAQAAVDAIFAR; via the coding sequence ATGAGTTTAGGTAGTGTGCTCGTCATGGATCAGAACCGTGATCAGGCGCAGCGCATCGCCACGATGCTGCATGATCAGAAATGGACATCTGTTCTTAGCTTTGATCAGCGCATGGCCATGCGTATGCTGAAGTCCAGTCGCTTCCATCTGTTGTTGTTTGATTCCCAAGGCGAACGCGGCACGACGATCGACCTGCTTGGTGAAATTCGCCAGGACGCTCAGGATGCACCGCTGGCCATCATGTCCAATGGCGTCCGGCGCGATGGCAAGATTGATATCTCAAGTCATGCAGGGCAGGGCGGCAGCGCCGATTTCGTACTGCAGAAACCGTTCAATCCTGAAAAACTTAAAGGTCTTCTGGCCGATACCAACGCATACCACCGGGCGCGTGCAAAAGATCACCACGTTCTGGTCATAGAAGATGACGAACTTCTGCGTCATGATGTCTGCGCTGTGCTCAGGCAGGTCGGCTACAAGGTGTCCTACACTTCAAATATGGAGGACGCCTTCTTCGACCACAATCTCGGCATGATCGATGTTGTGGTGACGGCTGTCCTGATTCCCGGCATTGGCGGCATTGAGGGGACGGCGCAGATCAAGTCCGACTTTGGTCACGTCAAGGTCGTTGCCATGTCGCAGGGCGTTGACAGTACGATTACCGCCGTGCATGTTCTGGCGGCAGCAAAGGCCGCCGGTGCTGATGCGCTGCTGCCGAAGCCCTTCACCATGCACGATCTGCTCAAAACCATGAACGGCGTCATCCGCGCCAAG